AGCAAACTGACTGGCGATGCCATTAATTCTGAACAAATCGGCCATATTCACCCAAACAAGAATTTTGCTTTCATCCAATCCAGAAGCATCTGCAATGGATTTTCTGCCTGCTTTTGTGGCTCCTTTTTCCAATAAACCTTCTACTGTGGACACTCCTGCAGCTGCAAGCTTTTCTTTCATTACCGGACCGATGCTTTCGATCATTGTGATTGGTTT
This genomic window from Algoriphagus sp. TR-M9 contains:
- a CDS encoding DUF4332 domain-containing protein; the protein is MGKPITMIESIGPVMKEKLAAAGVSTVEGLLEKGATKAGRKSIADASGLDESKILVWVNMADLFRINGIASQFAELLKAAGVDTVKELRNRNPENLHAALVQTQEEKGLTRVVPAASKVADFVEQAKALEPMVTY